The following DNA comes from Meleagris gallopavo isolate NT-WF06-2002-E0010 breed Aviagen turkey brand Nicholas breeding stock unplaced genomic scaffold, Turkey_5.1 ChrUn_random_7180001952026, whole genome shotgun sequence.
AGGTCGGGGtcaggggtcagaggtcaggggTCGGAGGTCGGGGTCAGAGGTCGGGGGTCGGAGGTCGGGGCACGCACTCGAGGCGGAAGTGCAGCTGGAAGCGGTTGGGGTCGGGGGGCCGTCGGTGTCCCAGAAGCAGGTGAGGTCGTGCAGCTGGCGGCTGAAGCACTTGGGGTCCTGCGGCTCCtcggccagcagcagctccgcTGGGGGGCGCACGGCGGGAACCGGGGTTTGCACGGGGGGTTGTGCACGAGGGGTTTGCACGGGGGTTTGCACAAGAGGGGTTTGCACGAGGGTGCGAGTGTGGGGTTTGCACGGGGGTTTTGCACAAGGGGTTGCAGGAGGGTGTGAGCATGGGGTTTGCACGGGGGTTGTGCACAAGGGGTTGCACAAGGGTACGCAGCTGTTTGCACGAGGGTTGTGCACGAGGGGTTGCACGAGGGTGCGAGCGTGGGGTTTGCACGGGGGTTTTGCACAAGGGGTTTCAGGAGGGTGTGAGCATGGGGTTTGCACGAGGGGTTGCACAAGGGGTTGCACGAGGGTGCGAGTGTGGGGTTTGCACGGGGGTGGTTTGCGCGAGGGTGTGAGCGTGGGGTTTGCACGGGGGTTGTGCACGGGGGTTGCACGAAGGTGCACAGCTGTTTGCACGAGGGttgtgcacaaggagttgcaCTAGGGTGTGAGCGTGAGGTTTGCACGGGGGTTTGCACAAGAGGGGTTGCACAAGGGTGCGAGTGTGGGGTTTGCACGGGGGTGGTTTGAGCGAGGGTGTGAGCGTGGGTTTTGCATGGGGGTTGTGCACGAGGGTTTGCACGAGGGTGTGAGCGTGGGGTTTGCTCGGGGTTGTGCACGAGGGCTTGCACGAGGGTGCAAGTGTGGGGTTTGCACAGGGGTTGTGCACGTGGGGCTTGCACAATGGGATGCACAGGGGTTTGCACGAGGGTTGTGCACGAGGGGTTGCACGAGGGTTGGGCGCGTGGGGTTTGCACGGGGGTTTGCACGAGGGTGCGAGCATTGGGTTTGCACGGGGGGTTGCACGAGGGGTATGCGTGAGGGTTGTGCACATGCGTTTGCACGAGGGGGTTGCACGAGGATGCGACCATGGGGCTTGTACGAGGGTTGTGCACGAGGGGTTGCGTGAGGGTTGTGCACAAGGGTGTGAGCGGGGTTTGCACTACGGGTTGCACAAGGGTTGGGCGCGTGGGGTTGCACGAGGGGGTGCACGGAGGCGTGAGCATGGGGCTTGCACGGGGATTTTGCACGAGGGGTGGCAGGAAGGATTTGAAGCTGCTGTTTGCACGAGGCCAGCACACAAGGGATTTGCACAAGGGTTTTGCACAACAGATTTGCGGCTGAGGCTTTCACCACTTGCACGAGGGGTTGCATGAGGGGGTCGCACGAAAGCCTTGCACGTGGGCTTTGCACGAGGGGGGGTGCACGGAACACAAacccccccccagccccccgcTTTTCCACAGCAGTTGCACAAGCACAGCCC
Coding sequences within:
- the LOC109365036 gene encoding circumsporozoite protein-like translates to MEGESAKGSACARECACARERAHVRSACARGCACATAVEKRGAGGGFVFRAPPLVQSPRARLSCDPLMQPLVQVVKASAANLLCKTLVQIPCVLASCKQQLQILPATPRAKSPCKPHAHASVHPLVQPHAPNPCATRSANPAHTLVHNPHATPRAQPSYKPHGRILVQPPRANACAQPSRIPLVQPPVQTQCSHPRANPRANPTRPTLVQPLVHNPRANPCASHCASPTCTTPVQTPHLHPRASPRAQPRANPTLTPSCKPSCTTPMQNPRSHPRSNHPRANPTLAPLCNPSCANPRANLTLTP